The following DNA comes from Mycobacterium sp. MS1601.
TGGAATTGCGGGTCTTGCCGAGTTCGGCCGGTGGACCAGCGTGCCCGACGACTTGCGCAAGATCGCCGCCGCGGCACTGGCCGAGAACCTCCGATTCAGCCAGTTCTATTGGCAAGCCGGATATTCGGGCCCGATGTGTGCGGTCCGAATCGACGTCGGTCCTGAGTTCGCCTTGTTGACAGGCGAACTGACCGGCTCACTGCCCCATGACATCAGCCGTCGGGAACTCGACGTCCTCACCCTCCTGACCACGGGCGCGGGCAACAACGAGATCGCCCAGGCGCTGCGGCTCTCGCCGCGGACGGTGACCACCCACGTCGACAGCGTGCTGCGCAAGCTCGCAGCGCCGTCCCGGACCGCCGCAGCCGCCCAGGCCATCGACGAGGGGTTGCTGGCGGTGCCGGTGCCTGCCGTGTGTGAGGGTCTGCGCCGCACCCGCCTCGGGCGGGTGCTCTCCGCAGATCCCACCGCGGCGGCCCCGGCGAAGGTACTGCGTCGACGACCTCTCGTCATCGGCGCCGCACTGCCCTCGTCGGGGTTGGGCGCCAGCGACGGTCAGGAGATGTTGCGGGGTCTGCGGTTGGCGCAGGCCGAGATCAACTCCGCGGGCGGCGTCCGGGGCAGGACCGTGCAAATCGAGGTGGCCGACCTGGACCTCGACGACCGGGAGTCGACCCGGCGGGCCATCGCGCATCTCGCCGACCTGGAGGTCGACGTCCTGACATCTGGGTACGTCGCGCATCAGGACGTCGCCCACGACGAGGCGGCGACGACGGGCATCCCCTACCTGCACGCGGCCACCTCCGGTGTGATGGAACACCGGGTCGGCGCCGACCCCGGCCGTTACGCACGGGTGCTGCAGGTCTGTCCCAGCGATATTCACTACGCGCCGGGATTCGTCCGTTTCGTCGATGGCCTGAGTCGGCGGAAGCAGCTGCCACGGCACTCGGGCACATTGGTGTGCATACAACAGAGCTCCTGGCAGCTCATCGATTTCGGTACCGTTGCCGCGCAGGAACTGGCCGACGCGCGGGGCTTGCGCCTGGAGGTCATCACCGTTGCCGGTCAGCAGGACTGGCTGCGCGCAACCGAGCGGGCCCTGGCCCTCTCGCCTGCGGCGGTGTTCATCGGCTCCTATTTCCTGGACCACCACATCACTGTCGTGCGCTCCGTGCGGCAGGCGGCCGCCGACTGCCTGCTCTATTCGATCTACGCGCCGTCGGTCCCCGCGTTCCGTGAGCGCCTCGGAGCCGACGCCGACGGTGTGGTCTGGGCGACCACGACCGGGACCTACTCCGACCCCATCGGGTCCGGATTCGCTGCCCGCTACCACCGGGCGTTCGGCAGCACGCCCGGTCGCTCGCACGCCGGGCTGGCCTACGACCGTGCCCACCTGATCGCCCAAGCCTGGTCACGCGCCGAGAACGTCCGCGATTTCGCTCGGGTGGCTGGGCATCTTCGCAGCGCCACCTACCGGGGAGTCAACGGCGCGTACACGTTTCACCCGGTGACGGGAGTGGCTGCCGGGTTCGACGACACCGGCGGTGATCCGTCCCTGGCACAGGCGCACGTGGTGTATCAGATCCAGAAAGGCGAGCACCAGATCATCGCCCCGAACCCCTACACCACCGCCAAGTTCCAGGTTCCCGACTGGATGGCCGCCTAGCGCAGCTTGACCACCACTTTGCCCTTGGCCGTGCGGTTCTCGAGTGCGGCGATGGCCTGGGCCGCTTGCTCCAGCGGGTACACCTCGGGCTCTGGCGCCGTCAGCGCGCCGGATGCCAGCAGCGGCATCAGCTCGGCCCACTGCTTCTCCAGGTAACCGGGATGGGTCATGGTCCAGGCGCCCCAACCCACACCAACGGCGTCGACATTGTTGAGCAGCAACCGATTTGCCTTGATGGTGGGGATGTCTCCGCCGGTGAAGCCGACGACGAGAAGGCGGCCTCCTGGTGCCAGCGAGCGCAGTGAGTCGGTCACCCGGTCTCCGCCCACCGGGTCCAGCACGATGTCCACACCCCGGCCGCCGGTGAGCTCTTTCACCGCGTCTTTGAACCCGTCGGCCAGCACGACGTCCGTTGCGCCTGCTGCGCGGGCGATCTCGCCTTTGGCCTCGGTGCTGACGACGGCGATGGTGCGCCCGGCGCCCAGCGCGGGTGCCAGACGCACCGTCGAGGTGCCGATACCGCCGGCCGCGCCGTGCACCAGCACGGTCTCACCCTGGGCCAGCCGGCCACGCTCCCGGAGCGCGAAGAGCACCGTCAGATCGTTGAACAACAGCCCGGCGCCGGCCTCGAAGGACACCGAGTCCGGCAGTCTGAAGACCCGTTCCGGGGGCAGCGTGACCACTTCGGCCATCCCGCCGCACAGCATGGTCAGCCCGGCCACCCGGTCCCCCGCGGACACATGTGCGTCTGCCGGGGCACTGCGCACCACCCCGGCGATCTCTCCGCCGGGGATATAGGGCAGCTCGGGCTTGTACTGGTAGAGGCCGCGTGATTGCAGGGCGTCGGGGAAGGCCACCCCCGCGGCGTGAACGTCGACCACCACACCGTCGGCAGAAGGTTCCGCGATCTCGACCACCTCAGCGGCCTCGGGTCCGTCCAGTCGGGCAATCTGAATCGCACGCATGGATCCAGTGAACCAAACCCCTTCGTCTACTCTGCGACCACCGCACTGTTAGCTTTGGTTACGTTGAGACATTATCTGCGATAACGGGAACGGCAATGGTCACGGTTGCACGTACGAGCGAGGCGGATCCACCGGAGCGCATTCTGCGCGCCGCGGCCGCCATTCTGGCCGCCGACGGCCGAGAGGCGGTCTCCACCAGAGCTGTCAGCGCGATGGCGAATGTCCAACCGCCCACCATCTACCGGCACTTCGGCGACATGCGCAGGCTGCTGGATGCAGCGGCCAGCCGGGGACTGGCGGACTACCTCGCCCTCAAACGCAGTCAGCCGTCCACCTCGGATCCCGTGGAGGACCTTCGTCACGGGTGGAACATCCACGTGGAGTTCGGCGTCAGCAATCCACATGTCTATGCCGTGTTGTACGGCGACCCGCGCCCGGACTCCAAGCCGCAGGGCGTGGCCGAAGGCGACGCCATCCTGCGGGGCCTTGTCCATCGCATTGCCGAAGTGGGCCTACTGCGCGTCGGCATCGAGCGGGCCGCCGACATGCTGCACTCCGCTTGCCGAGGCGTCACACTCACTCTCATCGCGACCCCGCCCGAGCAGCGCGATCCTGACCTGTCACCGGCCACGCGGGAGGCCATCCTCACCGCGATCACCACCGGTGCGACGAAGCCGCGCACAGACGCCGGTGTGGCGCCCCGCGCCCTCGCACTCAAATCCGTCCTCGAACCCCGCCCACAGAACCTCAGCGCCGCCGAGACGGCACTGCTGGGCGAGTGGCTGGATCGGCTGAGCACGGCCACCGACCAAGCACCGCGCACGCGCACCTCGAAAAGCTCAGGCTGACAAGAGCTCCCGAGCCGGTCCGGTTTCACATCCTCATATTACCGTTGATACCAGCACCGTGCTATCGTCGATAAAATCGAAGATAGCAGGGAAGTGATAACGATGGAAACAACCCGGTCAACGGCACCTCGGGTGGCAATGGTCCTCGGCGGCTCCGGCGGTATCGGCGCCGCAGTCAGCCGCCGCCTGGCGAACAGCGGCATGTCCGTGGTGGTGCACTATGCCGGCGGAGCCGGTCGCGCCCAGCAGGTAGTTCGCGAACTGCGCGACAACGGCGCAACGGCAACCGCTTTCGGCGGCGACGTAGCCGATCCGGACGACATGGCGGCACTGTTCAAGCACGCCGACGAGGAATTCGGGGGCGTGGACGTGGTGGTCAACACCGCCGGCATCATGACGCTGGGGCCACTGGCCCAGTTCGATCTCGACGAGTTCGACCGCATGGTCCGCGTCAACGTCCGCGGAACATTTGTGGTCACCCAGCAAGCCGTGCGCCACCTGCGCGACGGCGGCTCCCTGATCAACTTCTCCACGTCGATCACGCGCCTGCAGACACCCACCTACGCGGCCTATGCCGCGACCAAAGGTGCCGTCGAGGCGATGACCCTGATCGCTGCCAGGGAGCTTCGCGGACGCAACATCACCGTCAACACCGTGGCACCCGGTCCCACCGCTACCCCGCTGTTCCTGGATGACAAGCCGACCGATCTGATCGAACGGATCTCGGCGCTGTCGCCCATGGAACGGATCGCGCAGCCTGACGACATCGCCGCCGTGGTCGCCGATCTGGCCCGGCCCTATGGATGGGTCAGCGGCCAGACGGTGTTCGTGAACGGGGGTGCGGCCTGAGGACCTACCGCCAGATATGGCCGATATGCACGAGTTCCCCACGGCCCGAAGTCAATTCGGCCACCACAGCCTGCAGCCGCTCGTCACCGACAATGGTCAGGATTGCCCGCTCGGCGTAGGCCACTTCGGCGACTTCGAATCCCCGGCCCCGCAGTTCGGCTTCCACCCACCCCGCCTCGGCGTGTTCAACGGCGAGCTGATATCGCTGCGACCGCACCCGCGGCCGGAGCTCGATACCCTCCAGAGCGGCGGTGACGGCCCCCGCGTATGCCCGCGCCAGTCCACCGGTACCGAGCTTGACGCCGCCGAAGTGGCGTGACACCACCGCGGCGATATTGACCAGATCCTTGGACTTCAGGACGCTCAACATGGGCGCGCCCGCTGTTCCGCCGGGTTCACCGTCATCGCTGTGCCGCTCGATGCGCGACTCACCCTCGACGATGTAGGCGTAACAATGGTGGCCCGCTCCTCGCTCTGCCGCCCGCGCCACGGCGAGGAGCTCCTCGAACTCGGATTCTTCCTCCACCTGGCGTAGCCGTGCGATGAACCGCGACTTCTTGATCAGCTCCTCGGCGTACGGCCTGGCATCCGGGTCAAGCGTGAACGGCATGCCCAGATTCTAGGAACTACCGCGTGATCAATCCGCGGCACTCGAGCTGCCGAGAAGATCACGGACGCGGTTGGCAACCTTGGTGAACTCGGGACGCTCCATGGTCGCCGCGTAATCACGGTCCGCCGGCAGATCGACCTCCAGCGTCTCGACGATGCGACCTGGCCTGGGGCTCATCACGACCACCCGGTTGGCGAGATACACAGCTTCTGCCACCGAATGGGTGACCAAGACAACGGTGGTCCCGGTCTCCCGCCAGATCCGGTGCAACTCGATGTTCATCTTTTCTCGGGTCAAAGCGTCCAGCGCGCCGAATGGCTCATCCATCAACAGCACCTCGGGTTCGTGCAACAGCGCACGGCACAAGGACACTCGCTGCTGCATACCGCCAGAGAGCTCGTGCGGCAGCGCGTTTTCGAATCCGGAGAGCCCCGTCATCTCGATCAGCTGATCACAGCGGCTCTGAGCTGCCTGCCGCCCCATGCCGCGCATCTCGGCCTGCAGCAGGATGTTCTTGCGGACCGATCGCCATTCCAGAAGCGCCGCTCGTTGGAAGACGTAGCCAATCTCCCGCTGCGGACCGCGGACCTGCTTGCCCCGCAACCGGACCTCGCCACGCGTCGGATCCGTCAGACCGGCGACCACCTTCAGCAGGGTGGACTTGCCGCAGCCGGAAGGACCTGCGATGGAGACGAACTCGCCTTCGGCGACCTTGAGGTCGATGTCGCAGAGCGCGTTGGTGGTCCCTCGCTTGGACTTGAAGGTCACGTCCAGGTTTGTGATCGTGATGGTGTCAGCGATCACGCCGGTCCCCGGCCTCTCCATGGTCGCACTGGTCATCTTTGCCACCGTCCCTACTGTTCAGCCTTGGGCGCGAAAGACGAATCCCAGTATTCTGCAGAGTCTTTCGCGCTCTCGAGCAGTCCGGCGTCAGCCAGGGTATTCACGGTGGTGGTCCAGTCTTCGGCGGCATTGAACCCTGGCACCTGGTTGGCCGTCGCCGGGGTGGTCAGCAGCGGGATGGTCTGCTCCCACTGCTGCAGCAGCACTTCACGCGGGGGCATCTGCGGGTCTTTGCCTGCCATCGCGTCCACCGCGGCCTCGGGGTCTGCAGCGGCGGAGGCGAACGCCTCGCTGGTGGCATCCACCATGGCCTGGACCAACTCCGGGTCCTCAGCGATGGTCGCCGTGTTGGCAATCAGTCCGTTACTGAAGAAGTTCAGACCCGCGTCGGAGTACTTCAGGTACCGCACCTCTTTGCCGCTCTTGTTGGCGATGGTGGGCCCTTGGTCGTGCGCGAATCCGATCAGGCCGTCGACTCGTCCGGACAGCATGGCGGCCATCTTGCCCGCAGCATCGAGGCTCTGCTGCGTCACCTGGTCAGCAGGCACACCCACCTTGTCGAGGTAAATGGGGAACGTGGTCGTGGGGGCGTCGCCCGCCGATACCGCAATGGTGCGCCCGGCCAGGTCCTGAGGCGACTCGATACCCGAGTCCGCGAACACCTGCACCGCTGACGGAGTGGTCTGCAGGAATACCCCGACGCTCTTCACCTCGACGCCCTTGTCGATGTTGCTCAGCACTGCCGGGGTGTCGGCCCAACCGAAGTCGACCTGCCCGGAGCCGACGGCCTGAACGGTCTTGGTCGAGCCCTGGCCGGCGTCGATGGTCAGGTCGATACCGTGTTCGGCGAAGATGCCCTCTTGGACTCCGTAATAGAAGGGCGCGTGCTCGCCGTAGGGGTACCAGTTCAGCATCAGGGAGGCCGAGGTTGTGCCGGCCGGCGCCGCGGGCGACTCGTCGCCGTTGTCTTGGCTGGCACCGCCACTGCATGCGGCAAGCACCAGCGCCGCCGCTGCGGCCAACGTGACGGTGCGACCGCGACGAGTTGTGAGAGTCGAGCTCATGATTGCCTCCGGAGTTGGATCAAGGGTTTGGGCGGGATCAGGCGGTGGTGGCCGAGGAACCAGCGCGGCGGGACGAGTGCCACGGAATGAGCATCTTCTCGGCTATCTCGATAACGGCGAACAAGACGATCCCCAGCCCGGACATGATGATCAGTGCAGCGAAAAGCATTGCAGTGTCGACATTTCCGTTGGCCTGCAAGATCACGTACCCCAGCCCCGCGTTGGCGCCCACGAACTCGCCCACCACGGCACCGGTGACCGCGAGCGTGGCGGCGACCTTCAGACCCGACATCAACTGCGGTAGTGAGGCGGGAAAGCGGATCTTCATGAAGGTCTTGAGGCGGCTGGCACCCATGGTGGAGGTCAACTCGAGAATCTCGGGGTCCACCGAACGCAGTCCGGCCAGCCCGGAAATCACGATGGGGAAGAACGCCATCAACACGGCGACAAGGATCTTGGGCGAAGTGCCGAACCCCAGCCACACGATGAACAGCGGTGCGATGGCGATCTTCGGAATGACCTGCGCAAACAGGATCAACGGGTACACCGTCTTCTCGAGGTTCGACGAATACACCATGATGACCGCTACGAACACACCGACCAGCGCCGCGATGACGAATCCGACGATGGTTTCCCAAGCGGTGACCCAGGTGTTGGAAGCGAGATAGCCGGCGTTGTCCTGCATGGTTCGCCAGGTGTCGATCGGCGACGGCAGGATGTAGGGCGCCACCATGCCGGCTTCGGTGACCGCCCACCAGGCGAGCATCAGAGCGACGACAAGAGCGACGGGCCGCCACAATGCGGACAGCGTCTTCTGCGGCGAGAACCCGATGAATCGGCGACGAGGGGAACCCGGCGTGGGTGATGGGGAGCCCTGGGGTCGGACCCCGGCCGATGCGGCTACTGCCATGAACTGTCCTAAGGTCGCAGTGTTCCGGGCCTGGTGTTGCGGTTCCCGGCGTGGAATGCGCTTTCCGTAGATCTCGACACTAACGTGACCCACTGCACACTGTCAACGGACTCGTGCCGCACGTCGCCTGTCATGTCGGTGCCGCCACTACCCCGCGGTGGTTTCATTGGAGCAATTTCGAAAGGGTTCGACATGAAAGCTGACCGACGTGGGCTGGTCACCCTCGAGGATGTGGCGCGGCACGCTGGTGTTTCGCTGGCCACCGCCTCGCGCGCCCTCAACGGCAGCGAACGCAAAGTGCGCAAGGAGCTACAGGAGCGGGTTCTGGCCTCGGCGGCGGTGCTCAACTACACGCCAAATGCCCAGGCCCAGGCCATGGCTCGGGGGCGCACGAACGTGATCGGCCTGATCGTCCACGACATCGCCGATCCGTACTTCGCCAGCATCGCCGCCGGCGTCATCGATGCCGCCGACCAAGAGGGCCTGTTGGTCACCTTGGCCAGCACCGGTCGCTCGATGGAGCGAGAAGTGGCCCATGTGGCGAACTTTCGAGCCCAACGCGCGCAGGGTGTCATCATCGTGGGCAGCCGCGATGCGAACACCGACCGTCGCGGTCCGCTGGGCCAGGAAGTGGCCGCCTTCGAGGGTGGGGGTGGCCGGGCGGTGCTGGTGAGTCAGCACCGCCTCGACACCGACACCATTGTGGTGGAAAACCAGTCCGGCGCCCGCGATCTGGCCACTGAGCTCATCCGCCTCGGATATCGCCGGCATGCGATTCTTGCAGGTCCGCCCCATTTTCTGACTGCGGTCGACCGAGCTGGTGGCTACCGCAGAGGCCTCACCGCAGCCAAGCTGTCCCCAGCACCGAATCTGGTGGTCCATGGCGACTTCACCAGGGACGGCGGCTACCGCGCGGCGGAGACGCTGATCGAGCACCTCGATCAGATCGATTGTGTGTTCGCCGTCAACGACATCATGGCCGTAGGCGCCATGGCGGCCTTCCGTGACCACGGCATCTCGGTTCCCGGCGACGTCGCACTGGCCGGGTTCGACGACATCGTCACCCTGCGCGACGTGACTCCGCGCTTGACCACAGTGCAGATCCCGCTCACCGAGATCGGCGCGCAAGCCCTGCGACTGGTGCTCCAGGAGCCCGGCCCGCAGTCACGGATCCGACGCGTCAAGAGCACGGTGGTACTACGCGAGAGCACGCCGGCACTGCATCACTGAGTCAGCACATCACCCGAGCCGACTCTTGCCGATCAATTGGAAAGCGCTTACCTTAAGCGCATGACAGCTGACACCATCCGCATCATCATGAACGGCGTCACCGGACGCATGGGCTATCGCCAGCACCTCGTTCGGTCGATTCTGGCCATCCGTGATGAAGACGGCTTGGAGCTGCCCGACGGCCGGCGCATCCAGGTCGAGCCGGTGCTCGTCGGGCGCAACGCCGCCAAGCTCGCCGAACTGGCTGCCCACCACGGCATCGCCGAATACACCACCTCACTCGATGACGCCCTGGCCGACGAGACCACCCAGATCTACTTCGACGCCCAGGTGACCTCCGAGCGCAAGAAGGCCATCCTCAAGGCCCTGGCTGCAGGCAAGCACGTCTACACCGAGAAGCCGCTGGCCGAGACCGTCGAGGAAGGACTGGAGCTGGCCGAGGCGGGCGCCGCAGCGGGCACCGTCAATGGCGTGGTGCACGACAAGATCTACCTGCCTGGCCTGGTGAAGCTGAAACGGCTCATCGATTCCGGCTTCTTCGGCCGGATCCTCTCGGTCCGAGGCGAATTCGGCTACTGGGTGTTCGAGGGTGACCTGCAGCCGGCACAGCGCCCCAGCTGGAACTACCGCGCGGCCGACGGCGGCGGCATGGTGCTGGACATGTTCTGCCACTGGAACTACGTGATCGAGCACCTGTTCGGCCGGGTGGATTCAGTGATAGCCAAGGCCGTCACCCACATTCCCCAGCGCTGGGATGAGCAGGGCCGGCCATATGAGGCCACCGCCGACGACGCCGCCTACGCCATCTTCGAGGTCGGCGACGCCATCGTCCAGATGAACTCATCCTGGGCAGTTCGGGTGGAGCGCAAGGAACTCGTCGAGTTCCAGGTCGACGGCACGCACGGCTCCGCCGTCGCAGGACTGTTCGGCTGTCGCATCCAGCCCCGAGTGCGCACGCCGAAACCCGTGTGGAATCCGGATCTTCCGACCGATCACGACTTCCGCTCAGACTGGGATGAGATCCCGGACAACCAGACCTTCACCAACGGTTTCCGCGCCCAGTGGGAGCAGTATCTGACCGACGTTCTCGACGGCCGCCCCCACCCCTATGACTTCATGTCCGCGGTGCGTGGACTGCAGTTGGTCGAAGCCGGTCTGACGTCCTCGGCCGAAGGCCGCCGCGTCGAGCTGAAGAAGCTGGGCAAATGACGGTCACCTTGGGCGCCGACACCGTCACACTGCCCACCGCCGACGGAGGCTGGGAAACCGTCACCGTGACGGCCCCGCCAGACTGGACCGAACACCCGGACGGATTTGCCGTCCGGGTGGCCTTCGCCGCCGCGCACGTCGCCGCAGATCCGCGGGGAGACAACGTTCCCGGCGCTCCCGCTGCGGTCGACTGGGACTCGACCCTGGCGTTCCGGCGCGACCTGTTCCGCTACGGCTTCGGCGTCGCCGAGGCCATGGACACCGCCCAGCGCAACATGGGCTTGAACTGGTCGGCCACCCAGGAGTTGATCCGGCGCAGCGCCGCACAGGCTCTCGGCTGCGGCGCCCGCATCGCCTCCGGCGCGGGCACCGACCACTGCGCCACCCTTACTTCCGTGCAAAGCGTTATCGACGCCTACACCGAGCAGGTCGAGTTCGTGGAGAGCACCGGCTCCGAGGTGATACTGATGGCGTCGCGGCACCTGGCCGGCATTGCCCGCGGTGCCGAGGATTACCTCCAGGTGTACGGCCACCTGCTCGAACAGGCCTCCCGGCCGGTGATCCTGCACTGGCTCGGTGAGGCTTTCGACCCGCAGCTGCGCGGCTACTGGGGTTCCTGCGACATCGACTCGGCCACAGCCACATTCGTCGGCCTGGTGCACGAACACCGCGACAAGGTGGACGGGGTGAAGGTCTCTTTGCTGTCCGCCGATCACGAGATCGGTCTGCGCGCAGCGCTGCCCGAGGGCGTGCGCCTCTACACCGGCGACGACTTCAACTACCCGGAACTGATCCGCGGGGACGGCACCCATCACTCCGACGCCCTGCTGGGTGCGTTCGCCGCGGTGGCGCCTGCCGCCTCGGCCGCGCTGGCCGCGCTGGACCGCGGCGATGTCGCGGGGTACGACGCCGCCATGAACCCCACCCTGGCACTGTCTCGGCACATCTTCACCGCGCCCACCTACCACTACAAAACCGGAATCGCGTTCCTGGCGTGGCTCAACGGCCTGCAGCCCGGTTTCACCATGATCGCCGGCCTGCAGAGCGCACGCAGCGCCGTGCACCTGTCGGGGGTGTTCTGCTTGGCCAATGACGCTGGGCTGCTTCGTGATCCGGAACTGGCGAGTAGGCGGATGACGGCATGGCTGGACGTACAGGGCATCTCCCGATGACCGAGGTTCTCGATGTGCCGTCCGGCCTGTCGGCCCGGGTCACCACGGCCGGTCCCGGCGACCCGCGACTGGCGCGCCTGTCGCTCAACCAGCGGACCACCGCATCCTGGGATCTACGCGGCGCCATCGACGGCTGTCTCGACGCCGGTCTGCCCTCCATCGGCGTCTGGCGTGAACCCGTCGCCGAGGTGGGCCTGGCCACCGCCGTCCGCTGGATCGAGCAGTCCGGACTGCGGGTGTCTTCGGTGTGCCGCGGCGGGTTCTTCACCGTCGCCGACGCCTCCGAACGTCGCGTGGCGCACGAGGAGAACCTGCGTGCGCTCGACGAGACCGCCGCGCTGGGGGCCCCCACGCTGGTGCTGGTCCCCGGTGGCCTGCCCGCCGGTGACCGCGATCTGAGCGCCGCCCGGCAGCGCGCCACCGACGCGATCGCCGCGTTGGCGGCCGAGGCAGCCCAGCGCGGTGTGCGACTGGGCATCGAACCGATGCACCCCATCTTCGCCGCGGACCGCGGCGTCGTCTCTACGCTGCGCCAGGCGCTCGACATCGCCGAACTGTTCCCCGCCGACCAGGTGGGCGTGGTGGTCGACACCTTTCATCTGTGGTGGGAGCCGAACATCTCCGAGCAGATCACCCGTGCGGGTCAGCGGATCACCAGCTACCAGATCGGTGACTGGATCACTCCCCTGCCGGCCGACGCGCTGCTGTCGCGCGGCATGGTGGGTGACGGTCACATCGACTTCGCCGCGTTCACCGCGGCCGTCGCCGCCACCGGCTACTCCGGTGACGTCGAAGTCGAGATCTTCAACGCCGACATCTGGGCGGCCCCGGGCGCCGACGTGGTGGCGACCATGATCCGGCGTTACTGCGAACTCGTCGAGCCGCATCTGACACGCGTGTCCTGATCGCATCCGACAAGTTCTCCGGCTGCCTGCCGCGCGTCTTCGGCAGGCGTTCGCAGCGATCTAGACGACGTTTGCCCCCAAAATGACACTTCCCGCCACATGCCAGGTAGCCTCGCCTTGATTTGGCGCGCATCCAGGTGAGAGGCAGTCGATGCCACAAGGGCTTCAGCGGTGGTGGCACCACCCTGACCACTACTACTGGGTAACGGCCTATCTGGCCGCCCAGGGGTTGCAGCCTGTGGTGTGCCGTGTGGTGGCGCTGACGACGACCGTCATGGGGTTGCTCCCCGTGGTGATGCTGACCAGTCCCGTCGGCCCGCAAGATGCCTTCGGTCGCGGCACCTCGGTGTTCATCTGCGTTGCCTGCCTGGTGATGGCCGCTTTCTGGCTCCGTCCCACCTGGCCCAGCCGGGGTGCCTCCACCGCTTTCGTGGTGTGCTCCAGCCTGCTCATCTCGCTGACCTGCCTCACCGGCGGAGACATCCTGGCCAACACCACCGCAGGCGCCGCCTTCGCGATCCTCAGCGCCTACGTCGGGCTGCTACACGCTTCCCGGCTGGTGGTGTTCAACCTGACTGTCGCGTTCCTGACCCTGATGGTGACAACCACGCAGCTGGCCATGGATCGCGACATCGTCTTCGCATTGACAACCGCAGTCTTCGTCATCCTCGTCAACGCCGCGGTGCCGGTGGCCTGCCAGACGCTGGTCCAGATGCTCGAGGTCGATGTGCTCACCGACGACATCGACACCACCACCGGACTGCTCAACAAAGAAGCCTTCTACGTTCAGGCCAGTGAAATGATCGGCGCCCGCAACCGCGGTGACGACCGTTACCTGGTCATCGTGGTCACCACCCTGGACCAGTTCCGGGCACTCGGCGAGACCAAGGGCAAGGTCGCGACCGACCGGGCCAGGGTGGCCATCGCCCAGACTCTGCGCGACGTCACCCGCCGTGGCTCGGTGGTGGCACACGTGGGCGAGGAGGAGTTCCTGATCGCCGACGCCTTCCAGACCACCGACGTCAGCCCCCTCACCGACCGGCTCAGCGGTGCCATCGCCGCAAGCCCGCCCAAGCTGACCGCCAGCATCGGTGTGGTCAGCACACCGCTGCGCGCCCTGACCAACACACCCTCCTACGACGTCCTCGACGAGCTGGTGACCATCGCGACCGTCGCCATGTTCGACGCCCGGCTGGCTGGTGGCAACCAGGTGCGCTACGTCGAATGTCCGCCGCTGCGCGTGATCAACCGTCCCGACGACTGACCTCGACTCCTCTTTCCGGGCTCGCCCCTCATCCCGCGGCGACTGTCAGACATGGCGGACC
Coding sequences within:
- a CDS encoding GGDEF domain-containing protein: MPQGLQRWWHHPDHYYWVTAYLAAQGLQPVVCRVVALTTTVMGLLPVVMLTSPVGPQDAFGRGTSVFICVACLVMAAFWLRPTWPSRGASTAFVVCSSLLISLTCLTGGDILANTTAGAAFAILSAYVGLLHASRLVVFNLTVAFLTLMVTTTQLAMDRDIVFALTTAVFVILVNAAVPVACQTLVQMLEVDVLTDDIDTTTGLLNKEAFYVQASEMIGARNRGDDRYLVIVVTTLDQFRALGETKGKVATDRARVAIAQTLRDVTRRGSVVAHVGEEEFLIADAFQTTDVSPLTDRLSGAIAASPPKLTASIGVVSTPLRALTNTPSYDVLDELVTIATVAMFDARLAGGNQVRYVECPPLRVINRPDD